One Candidatus Aminicenantes bacterium genomic window, GGGGACAGGCAGAAGGCCGCCCTGCTCAAAAGCCAGTGTCTTGATGGCCGAAGCCTCCGCACGGCCGAGCATGGCCAGCCGGCGGGCCAATTCTTCTTCCACGGTGAGCTTGGACCGACAAGCGGCTATCAGGCAGGCTTTTCGTTCGTCCGCCGAAACAACCCGGCTTGGTGCGGGCTCGCTGACTTTTAAGGTGCGGGCGTAGGCCTCGACGGCGGCGAGCGGCAAGGCCTTCAGATACTCGGCCAGAGCGAGTGGAACGAACACCGGCCCAATATAGGGCCGGGGCGGGGATCCGTCAAGTACGTGGATGGATTGTTTTTGGGGTCAGGCCTCGCCGAAAACGTTAAATATTAAGACCTGACCCCTCTCGGCTAATTGGCCAGATACCACACGATCGCGCGCCTTAGGCCGTCTTCGAGGCTCGTTTTGGCCATAAAGCCCACTTCCCGCTCGGCCCTCGAGACATCCAGTAATCTCCTCGGCTGGCCGTCGGGCTTGCTCGCGTCCCATTTAATTTCACCGCTATATCGCATTATTCTCGCGATCAACTCCACCAAATCCTTGATGGTGATTTCCCTACCCGAACCCAAGTTCATCGGTTCGCCGCTCTCATACCTCTCTGCCGTTAAGGCGATGGCCTCAGCGGCGTCTTCGACAAAAAGAAACTCTCTCGAAGCTGAACCTGTCCCCCACACGACAACCGGCTTATCAAAACCTGCCGTCACTGTTTCGCCACCCGTCCCCTTGGCCTTCCCGGCCAACCTATCCCGGCACACCGCCTTCCCGCCCATCGCCTCGACGAATTTCCTGACGAGCGCCGGGATGACATGGGAGGATTTCGGGTCGAAATTGTCTCGCGGCCCATACAAATTGACCGGCATGACGAAAACTGAATTAAATCCGTATTGCTGTCGATAGGCTTGCGACTGAACCAAAAGCATCTTCTTGGCCAGCCCGTAGGGCGCGTTGGTCTCCTCGGGATACCCGATCCAGAGATCCTCTTCCTTAAACGGCGCCGGCGTAAACTTCGGGTAACAACAGATAGTCCCCAAAATCACAAATTTCTCGACTCCCTTCCGATAGGCCTCATGGATGAGATGAATCCCCATGACGGCGTTATCATAGAAAAACCGCCCCGGGTTTTCCTTATTAGCCCC contains:
- a CDS encoding NAD-dependent epimerase/dehydratase family protein; protein product: GANKENPGRFFYDNAVMGIHLIHEAYRKGVEKFVILGTICCYPKFTPAPFKEEDLWIGYPEETNAPYGLAKKMLLVQSQAYRQQYGFNSVFVMPVNLYGPRDNFDPKSSHVIPALVRKFVEAMGGKAVCRDRLAGKAKGTGGETVTAGFDKPVVVWGTGSASREFLFVEDAAEAIALTAERYESGEPMNLGSGREITIKDLVELIARIMRYSGEIKWDASKPDGQPRRLLDVSRAEREVGFMAKTSLEDGLRRAIVWYLAN